A section of the Pseudorasbora parva isolate DD20220531a chromosome 2, ASM2467924v1, whole genome shotgun sequence genome encodes:
- the sgf29 gene encoding SAGA-associated factor 29, whose protein sequence is MALVSADTKIAELLNELHQLIKQTQEERSRSEHNLLNIQKTHERMQTENKTSPYYRTKLRGLYTTAKADAEAECGILHRALDKIAEIKSLLEERRIAARMAGVYSDTDPPRKTMRRGVLMTLLQQSAMTLPLWIGKPGESPPPLCGATPASSDYVAKQGDKVAARVKAVDGDEQWILAEVISYNHSTNKYEVDDIDEEGKERHTLSRRRIIPLPQWKANPETDPEALFSKDQLVLALYPQTTCFYRALIHTPPHRPQDDYSVLFEDTSYADGYSPPLNVAQRYVVACKENKKK, encoded by the exons ATGGCTTTAGTTTCAGCAGACACCAAAATTGCAGAGTTGCTGAATGAGCTGCATCAGCTCATAAAGCAAACTCAG GAGGAGCGATCACGAAGTGAACACAACCTTCTCAACATCCAGAAAACACATGAAAGGATGCAGACAGAAAATAAGA CTTCTCCATATTATAGAACAAAGTTAAGGGGTCTCTACACTACAGCTAAAGCTGATGCTGAAGCTGAATGCGG TATACTTCACCGGGCACTTGACAAGATTGCAGAAATTAAATCCCTTTTGGAGGAGAGACGGATTG CTGCCAGGATGGCAGGAGTGTACAGTGACACCGACCCACCAAGAAAGACCATGCGCAGAGGTGTCCTGATGACCCTGTTACAGCAGTCAGCTATGACCCTTCCTCTCTGGATTGGCAAACCTGGAGAGAG TCCACCACCACTGTGTGGCGCTACACCAGCAAGCAGTGACTATGTGGCTAAGCAGGGGGACAAGGTAGCAGCACGTGTGAAGGCTGTGGATGGTGATGAACAGTGGATTCTTGCGGAAGTCATCAGCTACAATCACTCCACCAACAA GTATGAGGTGGATGACATTGATGAAGAGGGTAAAGA GAGACACACGTTGAGTCGGAGAAGAATCATTCCACTCCCACAGTGGAAAGCAAACCCAGAGACCGACCCAGAGGCCCTGTTCAGTAAAGATCAGCTGGTGCTGGCCCTCTATCCACAGACCACTTGTTTTTACAGAGCTCTGATCCACACGCCGCCACATCGG CCCCAGGATGACTATTCGGTTCTGTTTGAGGATACATCTTATGCAGATGGCTATTCTCCACCTCTCAATGTTGCTCAGCGATATGTAGTGGCCTGCAAAGAGAACAAAAAGAAGTGA